Proteins from a genomic interval of Bradyrhizobium sp. CCBAU 53340:
- a CDS encoding FkbM family methyltransferase, translating to MPIAGQKLAFVMTSSSHGTMIVNRFDYRMVAPDRGYGVGYQILEAAAFDPGEVKIALELLSLRRKHRGDGVIAIDCGANIGVHTIEWASAMTGWGSVIAIEAQERIYYALAGNIAINNCFNALAVHAAVSSEAGTMQVPNPNYFTPSSFGSLELRPRPSNEFIGQQIDYTNNTVLVRKMTLDELNLPRVDFIKIDIEGMEMEALAGAQATIRAHRPMLLIEKIKSDPRQLEQWLVDNGYQLMALGINILAIHQSDTCLKEINPPQGAARQPHAA from the coding sequence ATGCCGATCGCGGGGCAAAAGCTGGCCTTTGTCATGACGTCGTCCAGCCATGGCACGATGATTGTCAACCGGTTCGACTATCGCATGGTCGCTCCCGACCGCGGCTATGGCGTCGGCTACCAGATCCTGGAAGCGGCCGCCTTCGATCCGGGCGAGGTCAAGATCGCGCTCGAACTCCTGAGCCTGCGGCGCAAGCATCGCGGCGACGGCGTGATCGCGATTGACTGCGGCGCCAATATCGGCGTGCACACCATCGAATGGGCATCCGCGATGACGGGCTGGGGCTCGGTGATCGCCATCGAGGCGCAGGAGCGGATCTATTATGCGCTGGCCGGCAATATCGCCATCAACAACTGCTTCAATGCGCTCGCCGTGCATGCGGCGGTGTCGTCGGAGGCAGGCACGATGCAGGTGCCCAATCCGAACTATTTCACGCCGTCCAGCTTCGGCAGCCTGGAGCTGCGGCCGCGCCCGAGCAACGAATTCATCGGCCAGCAGATCGACTACACCAACAACACGGTGCTCGTGCGCAAGATGACGCTGGACGAGCTCAACCTGCCGCGGGTCGATTTCATCAAGATCGACATCGAGGGCATGGAGATGGAGGCGCTGGCCGGCGCGCAGGCGACGATCAGGGCTCATCGCCCCATGCTGCTGATCGAGAAGATCAAGTCCGATCCGCGGCAGCTCGAGCAATGGCTCGTGGACAACGGCTATCAGCTGATGGCGCTCGGCATCAACATTCTCGCCATTCATCAGAGCGATACGTGCCTTAAGGAGATCAATCCGCCGCAAGGCGCGGCCCGCCAGCCCCACGCGGCGTAA